The following are from one region of the Prochlorococcus marinus str. SB genome:
- a CDS encoding CHASE2 domain-containing protein, with product MFKNFLKKIIDSSFYIFALGGCTFIGLSGVSQNIDLLIFDSLKTRFPKKYLYDSPSVVVGVSESDIEKYGWPIDDKYLLNTIQKLDKADSSAIVLDLYRNVGVGKGAKSLANYSISNKKVISIFNVAEGISSIPDFPLERIAFNDMPIDIDNVVRRDLVGVNRRKFKLGKEFVSVPMRMLEIHQSLNKKIFNLDEKFYKNEISVIQNYSGGYTNVDSNGFQIFINYPEKNYIPVYSLSEILEDKISIEKLKNKMVVIGATAPSLKDVFAIPSSRFETDSKSLLISGAEIHAHRANQLLALQNDLPLKIKTINPFFELIGIIFFVFLLSIFIEKTKKISIGLIVFVSALGFLSLAVYLAFISGYWIEFAMPVIGAITFSSVSWLKKASEQQKQKALMQKLLGQTTSPEVAKELWNQKDSLLENGRFPGTELPVTILFSDTVSFSSVSENMNPTELLDWLNRGMEKFVKIISENGGMVNKFTGDGFLAVFGAPVKKNYEQSSNEAIKTAMEIRNAIEKLKDDLEAEGLPLIKLRIGIHSGKIITGSMGGSEKIEYALIGDSVNVAARLESLNKDNMKNNCRILVSKESLNYANGSEYKLEEWGPCKVKGRESLVEVFEIL from the coding sequence ATGTTTAAAAATTTTTTAAAAAAAATAATAGATAGTTCTTTTTATATTTTTGCTTTAGGTGGATGTACTTTTATTGGTTTAAGTGGAGTTTCTCAAAATATAGACTTATTAATTTTTGATAGTCTAAAAACTAGATTTCCTAAAAAATATTTATACGATTCACCATCGGTAGTAGTTGGAGTTTCTGAAAGTGATATAGAGAAATATGGTTGGCCAATTGATGATAAATATCTTTTAAATACAATTCAAAAACTAGATAAAGCAGATTCTTCAGCAATAGTTCTAGATTTATATAGAAATGTAGGAGTTGGAAAAGGAGCTAAATCATTGGCTAATTATTCCATATCAAATAAAAAAGTAATTAGTATTTTCAATGTTGCAGAAGGAATCTCATCAATACCTGATTTCCCCTTAGAAAGAATTGCTTTTAATGATATGCCAATAGATATAGATAACGTTGTTAGAAGAGATTTAGTGGGTGTTAATAGAAGAAAATTTAAATTAGGAAAAGAGTTTGTAAGTGTGCCTATGAGAATGTTAGAAATACATCAATCCTTGAATAAAAAGATTTTTAATTTAGATGAAAAATTTTATAAAAATGAAATTTCTGTAATCCAAAATTATTCGGGAGGATATACCAATGTTGATTCAAATGGTTTTCAGATATTTATAAATTATCCCGAAAAAAACTATATTCCTGTATACAGTTTGAGTGAAATCTTAGAAGATAAAATTTCTATAGAAAAATTAAAAAATAAGATGGTTGTTATAGGTGCCACTGCACCTTCTTTAAAAGATGTTTTTGCTATACCCTCAAGCAGATTTGAAACAGATAGTAAAAGCCTATTAATAAGTGGTGCTGAAATTCACGCCCATAGGGCTAATCAATTACTAGCACTTCAAAATGATTTACCACTAAAAATAAAAACAATAAATCCTTTTTTTGAGCTTATAGGGATTATCTTTTTTGTTTTTCTTTTAAGTATTTTTATAGAAAAAACAAAGAAAATAAGTATTGGATTAATTGTATTTGTATCAGCTTTAGGATTTTTATCTTTAGCTGTTTATTTAGCATTCATAAGTGGATATTGGATTGAATTTGCAATGCCTGTAATTGGAGCAATAACTTTTTCAAGTGTATCTTGGCTTAAAAAAGCATCTGAACAGCAGAAGCAAAAAGCTTTAATGCAAAAGTTATTAGGTCAAACAACATCTCCAGAAGTAGCCAAGGAATTATGGAATCAGAAAGATTCTTTACTAGAAAATGGAAGATTTCCTGGAACTGAACTTCCAGTGACAATATTATTTAGCGACACAGTAAGTTTTAGTTCTGTTTCAGAGAATATGAATCCTACTGAATTATTGGATTGGTTAAATCGAGGTATGGAAAAATTTGTAAAGATTATTTCTGAAAATGGTGGCATGGTAAATAAATTCACAGGTGATGGTTTTCTTGCTGTATTTGGTGCTCCGGTTAAAAAAAATTATGAGCAATCATCTAATGAAGCAATTAAAACTGCAATGGAAATTAGAAATGCCATTGAAAAACTTAAGGATGATTTAGAGGCTGAGGGACTACCTTTAATAAAATTACGAATTGGAATTCATAGTGGGAAAATTATTACAGGATCAATGGGAGGTTCTGAAAAAATTGAGTATGCTCTGATTGGCGATAGTGTAAACGTTGCTGCAAGGTTGGAATCTTTGAATAAAGATAATATGAAAAATAATTGTAGAATTTTAGTTTCTAAAGAAAGTCTTAATTACGCTAATGGTTCAGAATATAAGTTAGAGGAGTGGGGACCTTGTAAAGTAAAAGGTAGAGAAAGTTTAGTAGAAGTTTTTGAGATACTTTAG
- a CDS encoding DUF6447 family protein, protein MANLENKIKKLKFDNNEYNFDDLPENAKSLLNGLQTVDLQLKMYGDTINLLKVSKNSMLNDMKNILKDIQPID, encoded by the coding sequence TTGGCTAATCTAGAAAACAAAATAAAAAAGCTTAAGTTTGACAATAATGAATATAACTTTGATGATTTACCGGAAAATGCAAAGTCACTTTTAAATGGGCTTCAAACTGTAGATCTTCAATTAAAGATGTATGGAGATACAATAAATCTTTTGAAGGTAAGTAAAAATTCTATGCTCAATGATATGAAAAATATCCTTAAAGATATACAACCAATAGATTGA